The following coding sequences are from one Luteimonas sp. S4-F44 window:
- a CDS encoding aminotransferase class IV, translating to MTRAALALSHWIDGRPAEAVDLAAALVNYGHFSTLQVRGRAVQGLDLHVARLQAANLELFDSPLASDALLAAMASALAAAGVDDATLRIAAFARDVPAVERGEAVPVVLLVALSPPREPPAAPLRLASHVHVRALAHLKHAATLPLLHARRQAALAGYDDALLVDADGTIGEGALWNVGFVTGDAVVWPIAPALRGTSERLLQRALEAAGIAQRHARVGLADCADFDAAFACNSGGLRAVASIDGWRFAADAAMPGRLRALLAAQPWMPLAGAR from the coding sequence GTGACACGCGCTGCGCTTGCTCTCAGTCACTGGATCGACGGCCGGCCGGCCGAGGCGGTCGACCTTGCCGCCGCCCTGGTCAACTACGGGCATTTCTCGACATTGCAGGTGCGCGGACGCGCGGTGCAGGGGCTGGACTTGCATGTGGCGCGGTTGCAGGCCGCCAATCTGGAATTGTTCGACAGCCCGCTGGCATCGGATGCCCTCCTGGCTGCGATGGCCTCGGCCCTCGCGGCTGCTGGCGTCGACGATGCGACGTTGCGCATCGCGGCGTTCGCGCGCGATGTGCCGGCGGTCGAGCGCGGCGAGGCGGTGCCGGTGGTCCTGCTGGTCGCGTTGTCGCCCCCGCGCGAGCCACCGGCCGCGCCATTGCGGCTGGCCTCGCATGTCCACGTCCGCGCGCTGGCCCATCTCAAGCACGCCGCGACGTTGCCGCTGCTGCATGCGCGCCGGCAGGCGGCGCTGGCCGGCTACGACGATGCGCTGCTGGTCGATGCCGATGGCACGATCGGCGAGGGTGCGCTGTGGAACGTCGGCTTCGTCACTGGCGATGCGGTGGTGTGGCCGATCGCGCCGGCGTTGCGGGGGACGAGCGAGCGGCTGCTGCAGCGCGCGCTCGAGGCGGCGGGCATCGCGCAGCGCCACGCCCGTGTCGGCTTGGCCGATTGCGCGGACTTCGATGCCGCATTCGCCTGCAACAGCGGCGGGCTGCGTGCGGTGGCCTCGATCGACGGCTGGCGCTTTGCGGCCGACGCGGCGATGCCCGGGCGCTTGCGCGCGCTGCTCGCCGCCCAGCCCTGGATGCCGCTCGCGGGCGCGCGCTGA
- the rpsP gene encoding 30S ribosomal protein S16, which produces MVKIRLTRGGAKKRPFYHIIVTDSRSARDGRNIERVGYYNPVATGGEQRVVLDTERVDHWVKNGAQMSDKVRALYKEAGKAAVAAA; this is translated from the coding sequence ATGGTCAAGATCCGACTGACGCGCGGCGGCGCCAAGAAGCGTCCGTTCTACCACATCATCGTGACCGACTCGCGCAGCGCGCGCGACGGCCGCAACATCGAGCGCGTGGGGTACTACAACCCGGTCGCGACCGGCGGTGAGCAGCGTGTCGTCCTCGACACCGAGCGCGTCGACCACTGGGTCAAGAACGGCGCCCAGATGAGCGACAAGGTCCGCGCCCTGTACAAGGAAGCGGGCAAGGCTGCGGTCGCCGCTGCCTGA
- the rimM gene encoding ribosome maturation factor RimM (Essential for efficient processing of 16S rRNA) translates to MNDPTRQPPQRMIQLGKVHGAFGVRGEVKLESFTDPRSAIFRYQPWVLRDGRGGERMLSGARGRETPKGVVATLPDIADRDAAEAARGLEVWVPREALPPPAPGEYYWVDLEGLRVRNLDGVDLGTVSHLFSTGANDVLVAQGERERMIPFVVPDYVVSIDFDAGLVTVDWDADF, encoded by the coding sequence ATGAACGACCCGACGCGCCAGCCTCCCCAGCGGATGATCCAGCTGGGCAAGGTCCATGGCGCGTTCGGCGTGCGCGGCGAAGTGAAACTCGAATCGTTCACCGATCCGCGCAGCGCGATCTTCCGCTACCAGCCCTGGGTGCTGCGCGATGGCCGCGGGGGCGAGCGCATGCTGTCGGGCGCGCGCGGTCGCGAGACGCCCAAGGGCGTGGTCGCCACGCTGCCCGACATCGCCGACCGCGATGCCGCCGAGGCCGCACGCGGGCTCGAGGTCTGGGTGCCGCGCGAGGCGCTGCCGCCGCCCGCGCCGGGCGAGTACTACTGGGTCGACCTCGAGGGCCTGCGCGTGCGCAATCTCGACGGCGTGGACCTGGGGACGGTGTCCCATCTGTTTTCGACCGGCGCCAATGACGTGCTGGTCGCCCAGGGCGAACGCGAACGCATGATCCCGTTCGTCGTGCCCGACTATGTCGTCTCGATCGACTTCGACGCCGGCCTGGTGACGGTCGATTGGGATGCGGACTTTTGA
- the trmD gene encoding tRNA (guanosine(37)-N1)-methyltransferase TrmD has protein sequence MRIDVVSLFPEFIDQAAAVGVVGRARERGLVALQGWNPRDYAQGNYRRVDDRPFGGGPGMVMLIEPLRAALAAARAADPAPARTIYMSPQGRPLSQAKVRELAALPRLILLCGRYEGVDERLLEAEVDEELSIGDYVLSGGELAAAVVVDAVARLQDGALNDADSAVQDSFEGDGLLDCPHYTRPVDHALGRVPDVLLSGNHAQIAAWRRQQSLGRTAERRPDLLDESALGKVDRRLLAAWRAERGEDSDA, from the coding sequence ATCCGCATCGATGTCGTCAGCCTGTTTCCCGAGTTCATCGACCAGGCGGCCGCGGTCGGGGTGGTCGGGCGTGCGCGTGAGCGCGGACTCGTCGCGCTGCAGGGCTGGAATCCGCGCGACTACGCGCAGGGCAATTACCGCCGGGTCGACGACCGGCCGTTCGGTGGCGGGCCGGGCATGGTGATGCTGATTGAGCCGCTGCGGGCCGCGCTCGCCGCTGCGCGTGCGGCCGATCCGGCACCGGCGCGGACGATCTACATGAGCCCCCAGGGGCGGCCGCTGAGCCAGGCCAAGGTGCGCGAGCTGGCCGCGCTGCCGCGGCTGATCCTGCTGTGCGGCCGCTACGAGGGCGTCGACGAGCGGCTGCTCGAGGCCGAGGTCGATGAGGAGCTGTCGATCGGCGACTACGTGCTGTCGGGCGGGGAACTGGCCGCGGCGGTCGTCGTCGACGCGGTGGCCCGGTTGCAGGATGGCGCGTTGAACGACGCCGATTCGGCGGTCCAGGACAGCTTCGAGGGCGATGGCCTGCTCGATTGCCCGCACTACACGCGGCCGGTCGACCATGCGCTGGGACGGGTGCCCGATGTGCTGTTGTCGGGCAATCACGCCCAGATCGCGGCCTGGCGCCGGCAGCAGTCGCTGGGCCGTACTGCCGAGCGGCGCCCGGATCTGCTCGACGAGTCCGCGCTGGGCAAGGTCGACCGGCGGCTGCTCGCGGCCTGGCGGGCCGAGCGAGGCGAGGATTCAGACGCCTGA
- the rplS gene encoding 50S ribosomal protein L19 produces the protein MTTKPSLNTLLQEFESAQTARELPDFGPGDTVVVNVKVKEGNRERVQAYEGVVIGKKNAGLNSAFTVRKISHGYGVERVFQSHSAQIESVEVKRRGKVRAGKLYYLRGLEGKKARIKEDLSASAKAKNEKARADKAAAAAAPAPAAE, from the coding sequence ATGACCACCAAGCCCTCCCTGAACACCCTGCTGCAGGAATTCGAAAGCGCCCAGACCGCGCGCGAGCTTCCCGACTTCGGCCCCGGCGACACCGTCGTCGTCAACGTCAAGGTCAAGGAAGGCAACCGCGAGCGCGTGCAGGCCTACGAAGGCGTGGTCATCGGCAAGAAGAACGCCGGTCTGAACTCCGCGTTCACCGTCCGCAAGATCTCGCACGGCTACGGCGTCGAGCGCGTGTTCCAGAGCCACAGCGCGCAGATCGAGTCGGTCGAAGTCAAGCGCCGCGGCAAGGTCCGCGCCGGCAAGCTGTACTACCTGCGCGGCCTGGAAGGCAAGAAGGCGCGCATCAAGGAAGACCTGTCGGCTTCGGCGAAGGCCAAGAACGAGAAGGCACGTGCCGACAAGGCTGCTGCCGCCGCCGCACCGGCGCCGGCTGCCGAGTAA
- a CDS encoding S4 domain-containing protein, which yields MNQAPGAHAADGVRLDLWLWAARFFKTRALAKQAIETGKVDVGGQRAKPARAVRLGDALRVARGEEVFEVVVAGLSDKRGSASVAQGLYTESEDSRAARLARVAEQRAQRAGYRAPEHKPDKRARRLIRALGDIDAL from the coding sequence ATGAACCAAGCCCCTGGCGCCCATGCCGCCGACGGCGTCCGCCTCGACCTCTGGTTGTGGGCGGCGCGCTTCTTCAAGACCCGCGCATTGGCCAAGCAGGCGATCGAGACCGGCAAGGTCGACGTCGGCGGCCAGCGGGCCAAGCCCGCGCGTGCGGTGCGCCTGGGCGATGCGTTGCGTGTGGCCCGGGGCGAGGAAGTGTTCGAGGTCGTCGTGGCCGGGCTGTCCGACAAGCGCGGATCGGCCAGCGTGGCGCAAGGGCTGTACACCGAATCCGAGGACTCGCGCGCTGCACGCCTGGCGCGTGTCGCCGAGCAGCGCGCGCAGCGCGCCGGTTATCGCGCGCCCGAGCATAAGCCCGACAAGCGCGCCCGGCGGTTGATCCGGGCCCTGGGCGATATCGACGCGCTGTAG
- a CDS encoding YafY family protein: MSERATRLLRLLDDLRRRRRPVPGRELADRLGISLRTLYRDIEALRGQGAEIQGDPGLGYLLRPGFLLPAMMFSDEELEALVLGARWVGSHADPELAAAATRALDRLVGVLPGALRLQVETSGLFAPHWAPSEPEPWLPILRRAIRGERALRMQYADAAGRGSERTIWPFAMAFLSDTRLLAAWCEARGDFRHFRADRVVALEDTGVRYTVRRHELLRRWHAQRRTEQHAALAGDDAADSH; encoded by the coding sequence ATGTCCGAACGCGCGACACGGCTGCTGCGCCTGCTCGATGACCTGCGCCGCCGGCGCCGGCCTGTCCCCGGCCGCGAACTGGCCGACCGGTTGGGCATCAGCCTGCGCACCCTGTATCGCGACATCGAGGCCTTGCGCGGGCAGGGCGCCGAGATCCAGGGCGATCCCGGGCTGGGCTATCTGCTGCGCCCCGGATTCCTGCTGCCCGCGATGATGTTCTCCGATGAGGAGCTCGAAGCGTTGGTGCTCGGCGCGCGCTGGGTCGGGAGCCACGCCGATCCGGAACTGGCGGCCGCGGCCACCCGTGCACTCGACCGCCTGGTCGGCGTCCTGCCTGGTGCATTGCGCTTGCAGGTCGAGACCAGCGGTCTGTTCGCCCCACACTGGGCGCCATCGGAGCCCGAGCCCTGGCTGCCGATCCTGCGGCGCGCGATCCGGGGCGAACGTGCGCTGCGCATGCAGTATGCCGACGCCGCGGGGCGCGGCAGCGAGCGCACGATCTGGCCGTTCGCGATGGCCTTCCTGTCCGATACCCGCCTGCTCGCCGCCTGGTGCGAGGCGCGCGGCGATTTCCGTCATTTCCGTGCCGACCGGGTCGTGGCGTTGGAGGACACCGGGGTGCGGTATACCGTGCGTCGCCACGAACTGCTGCGCAGGTGGCACGCGCAGCGACGGACCGAGCAACATGCGGCGCTGGCCGGCGACGACGCTGCTGACAGCCACTGA
- a CDS encoding glutathione S-transferase family protein: protein MTETLTFYTHPMSRGRVARWMLEETGLPYEEVLLSYDGSMKSPAYLAINPMGKVPAIRHGDTVVTENAAVCAYLAELVPDRQLAPPPGSPERGSYYRWLFFLAGPLESLLTAQETGALAPARTAGYGNADDVMRTLEQAVTGRTFLAGERFSAADLYMAAVLGYYMQIGALQARPAFVEFARIHAARPAARAAAKRDDALAAQASAGS from the coding sequence ATGACCGAGACGCTGACCTTCTACACCCATCCGATGTCCCGTGGCCGGGTGGCCCGCTGGATGCTGGAGGAAACGGGATTGCCCTACGAGGAAGTGCTGCTGAGCTACGACGGCAGCATGAAGTCGCCGGCGTACCTGGCGATCAATCCGATGGGCAAGGTGCCGGCGATCCGCCATGGCGATACGGTCGTGACCGAGAATGCGGCGGTGTGCGCCTACCTCGCCGAACTGGTCCCCGACAGGCAACTGGCGCCCCCGCCCGGTTCGCCCGAGCGGGGCAGTTACTACCGGTGGCTGTTCTTTCTGGCCGGGCCGCTCGAATCGCTGCTCACCGCGCAAGAAACCGGCGCCCTCGCGCCGGCGCGTACGGCCGGCTACGGCAATGCGGACGATGTGATGCGGACCTTGGAGCAGGCGGTGACGGGCAGAACGTTCCTGGCCGGCGAGCGGTTCAGTGCGGCGGATCTGTACATGGCCGCGGTGCTGGGCTACTACATGCAGATCGGCGCGCTCCAAGCGCGGCCGGCCTTCGTCGAGTTCGCGCGCATCCACGCCGCACGCCCGGCGGCGCGGGCGGCTGCGAAGCGTGACGATGCCCTGGCTGCGCAGGCCTCGGCAGGCAGCTGA
- the katG gene encoding catalase/peroxidase HPI: MSTEAKCPFHHDAAVQGTSNRDWWPNQLRVDLLSQHSAKSDPMGPDFDYAAEFEKLDYHGLKRDLRALMTDSQDWWPADFGHYGPLFIRMAWHAAGTYRTGDGRGGGGRGQQRFAPLNSWPDNVNLDKARRLLWPIKRKYGRRISWADLLILTGNVALETMGFRTFGFAAGREDTWEPDQDVYWGRETTWLAGDVRYAHGSEGVEKPGDTAVLVSDDDADGDVHTRRLERPLAAVQMGLIYVNPEGPDGNPDPLLAAQDIRDTFGRMAMDDEETVALIAGGHTFGKTHGAGPAEHVGAETEAAELEEQGLGWRSSFGSGKGGDTITSGLEVTWTTTPALWSNNFFENLFGFEWELEKSPAGAHQWVARDAGDIVPDAHDPVKKHRPRMLTTDLALRFDPAYGKISRRFLENPQAFADAFARAWFKLTHRDMGPRARYLGPEVPKETLLWQDPLPEAEHPLIDAADVATLKAQVLASGLTVSELVGTAWASASTFRGSDKRGGANGARIRLAPQKDWPVNRPDQLARVLDVLQRLQRAFNLDAPGGKQISLADLIVLAGNAGIEEAAKAGGHEVTVPFSPGRTDASQAQTDVDAFSVLEPHADGFRNYLAGASAIPSEALLIDRAQLLTLTAPELTVLIGGLRVLDIGVDDARHGVFTDRPGVLSNDFFVHLLDMDTAWSPRSKARDVFEGRDRRSGAVKWTGTRVDLVFGSNAVLRALAEVYASDDAQDKFVDDFVAAWAKVMQLDRFDLR; this comes from the coding sequence ATGTCCACCGAAGCGAAATGCCCCTTCCATCACGACGCCGCGGTCCAGGGCACGAGCAACCGCGACTGGTGGCCCAACCAGTTGCGTGTCGATCTGCTCAGCCAGCACTCCGCCAAGTCCGACCCCATGGGCCCGGATTTCGATTACGCGGCCGAGTTCGAAAAACTCGACTACCACGGCCTCAAGCGCGACCTGCGCGCACTGATGACCGACTCCCAGGACTGGTGGCCGGCCGATTTCGGCCACTACGGCCCCTTGTTCATCCGCATGGCCTGGCACGCAGCCGGGACTTACCGCACCGGCGACGGCCGCGGCGGCGGCGGCCGGGGCCAACAGCGCTTCGCCCCGCTCAACAGCTGGCCCGACAACGTCAATCTCGACAAGGCCCGCCGCCTGCTGTGGCCGATCAAGCGCAAGTACGGTCGGCGGATCTCGTGGGCGGACCTGCTGATCCTCACCGGCAACGTGGCGCTAGAGACGATGGGCTTTCGCACCTTCGGCTTCGCCGCCGGGCGCGAGGACACCTGGGAACCCGACCAGGACGTGTACTGGGGCCGCGAAACGACCTGGCTCGCCGGCGACGTGCGCTACGCGCATGGTTCGGAAGGCGTCGAGAAGCCGGGCGACACGGCGGTCCTGGTGTCCGACGACGATGCCGACGGCGACGTCCACACCCGCCGGCTCGAACGCCCGCTGGCCGCGGTGCAGATGGGCCTGATCTACGTCAATCCCGAAGGTCCGGACGGCAACCCCGACCCGCTGCTCGCCGCGCAAGATATCCGCGACACCTTCGGCCGCATGGCGATGGACGATGAGGAGACGGTCGCATTGATCGCCGGCGGCCACACCTTCGGCAAGACCCACGGCGCGGGCCCCGCCGAGCATGTCGGCGCGGAAACCGAAGCGGCCGAGCTGGAGGAACAGGGGCTGGGTTGGCGCAGCAGCTTCGGCTCGGGCAAGGGCGGCGACACGATCACCAGTGGCCTGGAAGTGACCTGGACGACGACGCCGGCACTGTGGAGCAACAACTTCTTCGAAAACCTCTTCGGCTTCGAATGGGAACTGGAGAAATCCCCCGCCGGTGCGCACCAGTGGGTGGCCCGCGATGCTGGCGACATCGTCCCCGATGCGCATGACCCAGTGAAGAAGCACCGGCCGCGCATGCTGACCACCGACCTTGCACTGCGCTTCGATCCCGCGTACGGCAAGATCTCGCGCCGCTTTCTCGAGAACCCACAGGCGTTCGCCGACGCCTTCGCCCGCGCCTGGTTCAAGCTGACCCACCGCGACATGGGCCCGCGCGCGCGCTACCTCGGCCCCGAGGTCCCGAAGGAAACGCTGCTCTGGCAGGACCCGCTGCCCGAGGCCGAGCACCCGTTGATCGACGCGGCCGACGTCGCCACGCTCAAGGCCCAGGTGCTGGCGTCTGGCTTGACGGTGTCCGAGCTGGTCGGCACTGCGTGGGCCTCGGCGTCCACGTTCCGGGGCAGCGACAAGCGCGGCGGCGCCAATGGTGCACGCATCCGCCTGGCGCCGCAGAAGGACTGGCCGGTCAATCGCCCCGACCAACTGGCGCGGGTGCTCGACGTGCTGCAGCGCCTCCAGCGCGCGTTCAATCTCGACGCGCCGGGCGGCAAGCAGATCTCGCTCGCCGATCTGATCGTGCTCGCAGGCAATGCCGGCATCGAGGAGGCAGCGAAGGCCGGTGGGCACGAGGTGACCGTGCCGTTCTCGCCCGGTCGCACCGACGCGTCCCAGGCGCAGACCGATGTCGACGCATTCTCGGTGCTCGAGCCGCACGCCGACGGCTTCCGCAATTATCTGGCCGGCGCTTCAGCGATTCCCTCCGAAGCGCTGCTGATCGACCGGGCGCAACTGCTGACGCTGACCGCGCCCGAACTGACCGTGCTCATCGGCGGCCTGCGTGTGCTCGACATCGGCGTCGACGATGCCCGGCACGGCGTGTTCACCGACCGCCCCGGCGTGCTGAGCAACGACTTCTTCGTCCACCTGCTCGACATGGACACCGCCTGGTCGCCCCGCTCCAAGGCGCGCGACGTGTTCGAGGGACGCGATCGTCGAAGCGGTGCGGTGAAGTGGACCGGCACCCGCGTCGACCTGGTGTTCGGGTCCAATGCCGTGCTGCGCGCACTGGCCGAGGTCTATGCCAGCGACGATGCCCAGGACAAATTCGTCGATGACTTCGTCGCGGCCTGGGCGAAGGTGATGCAGCTCGACCGGTTCGACCTGCGCTGA
- a CDS encoding TonB-dependent receptor: protein MAVPVSALAQATADALEVDNSRRDARDPAKQLDTVVVTATRRSEPLQDVPISVTAMSQDELDAKGIVGYEGLAHETPGVVLNRASANFNNFTARGIATNGYNANLQSTVAIYVDELPISANGNSTILDPSLYDVERVEFLRGPQGTLFGSGSLAGALRILTHAPDPNVFEGSVLADVGITGSSSLRQRYNAMLNVPLVEDRLALRVVGFSRDEEGYIDNAGTGIDKANALESWGGRATLLWEPTDRMSLQFRLSREESTPKDSSLVNPDRGEDTRYSDRPDLFSGVMTTQNVTLGYQFDSAKLTSSSTWSDYKALFNVDLAGTYGQAFAFALDAPGEVETFVQEVRLVSDTSGPLDWVLGGFYYKRDRDVHYGYRSNEAYLAESGITGLSDVYYLRYDTFDRLTERALFGQLTYRFTDDVWTTVGLRYGSTEAQGFTRAGGYGSDYLTLAYACSFLGVCGQPVTIAPVPAAEGAKAKESGPSYRVSASWRPTPSITTYAAVATGFRAPVVNARAGSISVLDPGDLVIPAGADSDELISYELGMKGRWLGGRLTANLALFQIDWNDIQVQANRVSDQVQFATNIGGAYSRGLEFEFMTMPNANWTIALNGAFNRARVDTLSSEEAAVSGAVMGARLSGPEFSGSLTVNYGFDAFGGAAGNASLAVVHVGGFPASFPNVPGRPGVISPTFDSTDDYTLVNASVAAAFDRITIGLYAENLFDDRSVTYVHPEAFIDSRYGVVRPRTVGVRLGYRF, encoded by the coding sequence TTGGCTGTACCCGTCTCCGCGCTGGCACAAGCCACCGCCGATGCGCTCGAGGTCGACAATTCCCGGCGCGATGCCCGGGATCCGGCCAAGCAACTGGACACGGTTGTCGTCACCGCCACGCGCCGCAGCGAACCGCTGCAGGACGTGCCGATCAGCGTCACCGCAATGTCGCAGGACGAACTGGATGCGAAGGGCATCGTCGGCTACGAGGGGCTGGCGCATGAAACGCCCGGCGTGGTGTTGAACCGGGCCAGTGCGAACTTCAACAACTTCACCGCGCGCGGTATCGCCACCAACGGCTACAACGCCAACTTGCAGAGCACGGTGGCGATCTATGTCGACGAGCTGCCGATTTCGGCCAACGGCAACTCGACCATCCTCGATCCGAGCCTGTACGACGTGGAGCGCGTCGAATTCCTGCGCGGGCCACAGGGCACGCTGTTCGGGTCGGGCTCGCTGGCAGGCGCACTGCGCATCCTGACCCACGCGCCGGATCCCAACGTGTTCGAGGGCTCGGTCCTGGCCGACGTCGGCATCACCGGCTCGAGCTCGCTGCGCCAGCGCTACAACGCGATGCTGAACGTGCCGCTGGTCGAGGACCGGCTGGCCCTGCGCGTCGTTGGTTTCTCGCGCGACGAGGAAGGCTACATCGACAACGCGGGCACCGGGATCGACAAGGCCAATGCGCTGGAGAGCTGGGGCGGCCGGGCCACGCTGCTATGGGAACCCACCGACCGCATGTCGTTGCAGTTCCGGCTCTCGCGCGAGGAGAGCACGCCGAAGGATTCGTCACTGGTCAATCCCGATCGCGGCGAAGACACGCGCTATTCCGATCGTCCGGATCTGTTCTCGGGGGTGATGACGACCCAGAACGTGACGCTCGGCTACCAGTTCGACAGCGCGAAGCTGACCAGTTCGTCGACATGGTCCGACTACAAGGCGCTGTTCAACGTCGATCTGGCCGGCACCTACGGTCAGGCGTTCGCCTTCGCATTGGACGCCCCTGGCGAGGTCGAGACCTTCGTGCAGGAAGTGCGCCTGGTGTCGGACACCAGCGGACCGCTCGACTGGGTGCTGGGCGGCTTCTACTACAAGCGCGACCGCGATGTGCATTACGGCTACCGCTCCAACGAAGCGTATCTGGCCGAAAGTGGCATCACCGGCCTGTCCGACGTGTACTACCTGCGCTACGACACCTTCGACCGGTTGACCGAACGTGCGCTGTTCGGCCAGTTGACCTATCGCTTCACCGACGATGTCTGGACGACGGTCGGCCTGCGCTACGGCAGCACCGAGGCGCAGGGCTTCACGCGGGCGGGCGGCTACGGCAGCGACTACCTGACGCTGGCCTACGCCTGCAGCTTTCTCGGCGTCTGCGGCCAACCGGTGACGATCGCGCCCGTCCCGGCGGCCGAGGGTGCCAAGGCCAAGGAAAGCGGTCCGTCCTATCGAGTGAGTGCGTCGTGGCGGCCGACGCCGTCGATCACCACGTACGCCGCGGTAGCGACCGGCTTCCGCGCACCGGTGGTCAATGCTCGCGCCGGCAGCATCAGCGTGCTCGATCCAGGTGATCTGGTGATTCCGGCCGGTGCCGATTCCGACGAGCTGATCAGCTACGAGCTGGGCATGAAGGGACGCTGGCTGGGCGGTCGCCTGACGGCGAACCTCGCGCTGTTCCAGATCGACTGGAACGATATCCAGGTCCAAGCCAACCGCGTCTCCGATCAGGTGCAGTTCGCCACCAACATCGGCGGTGCCTACAGTCGTGGACTCGAGTTCGAGTTCATGACGATGCCGAACGCGAACTGGACGATCGCGCTCAACGGAGCGTTCAACCGGGCCCGGGTGGACACGCTGTCGAGCGAAGAAGCGGCGGTCTCGGGTGCGGTGATGGGGGCGCGTCTGTCGGGTCCCGAATTCAGCGGATCATTGACGGTCAACTATGGATTCGACGCCTTCGGCGGTGCGGCCGGCAACGCCTCGCTGGCCGTGGTGCACGTGGGCGGCTTTCCCGCGTCGTTCCCGAACGTGCCCGGCCGGCCCGGCGTGATCAGCCCCACGTTCGACAGCACCGATGACTACACCCTGGTCAACGCCAGCGTGGCCGCGGCGTTCGACCGCATCACCATCGGGCTCTACGCGGAGAACCTGTTCGACGACCGCTCGGTCACCTACGTGCACCCCGAGGCCTTCATCGACAGCCGCTACGGTGTGGTCCGGCCGCGGACGGTCGGCGTGCGGCTGGGGTACCGGTTCTGA
- a CDS encoding MFS transporter — MAGIPLSPVVPASAVTRPGARAWAVLAILCFVYVLNFLDRQLLSILAKPIQDELGVTDGQLGLLGGLYFAMFYCILAIPVGWLADRTNRVKVLALSCGLWSAATAACGVAASYPQLAAARMAVGVGEAGGVPPSYAIISDYFPSGTRGMALSLFNLGPPIGQALGVAFGASIAAAYSWRSAFVWVGVVGVVTALIIWCFVREPRRGGLDAKPAAPVVPRAAAANAPGKPGFWGTCRMFFTHPVLLRVALACAATQFITYGSMNFTVLFLMREKGMALGDVAVWYALLVLLGVSAGMLTSGRLIDRLVPRNKAAYAYVPAAGLALAVPLFVGFVWAPGWPLALVFLLLPMGLNYFYLSPAVTLVQEEVRPDQRVLAGALLLLVMNLVGLGLGPTYLGFASDHFRATHPDNSLQMAFYTLAPFYGVAIGLFLWLARALKQQSKEAAS, encoded by the coding sequence ATGGCCGGCATTCCGCTGTCACCGGTGGTGCCGGCGTCCGCTGTGACGCGTCCGGGCGCGCGCGCCTGGGCCGTTCTGGCGATCCTGTGCTTCGTCTACGTGCTGAACTTCCTCGATCGCCAGTTGCTGTCGATCCTGGCCAAGCCGATCCAGGACGAGTTGGGCGTCACCGACGGCCAGCTCGGGCTGCTGGGCGGGCTGTACTTCGCGATGTTCTACTGCATCCTCGCGATCCCGGTCGGCTGGCTGGCCGACCGCACCAACCGGGTCAAGGTGCTGGCGTTGTCGTGCGGGCTGTGGAGCGCGGCCACCGCCGCCTGCGGTGTGGCGGCGAGCTATCCGCAGCTTGCCGCGGCGCGCATGGCCGTGGGGGTCGGGGAGGCGGGCGGCGTCCCGCCGTCGTACGCGATCATCTCGGACTATTTCCCCTCTGGCACGCGCGGCATGGCGTTGAGCCTATTCAACCTGGGGCCGCCGATCGGGCAGGCGTTGGGCGTGGCCTTCGGCGCGTCGATCGCGGCGGCGTACTCGTGGCGATCGGCGTTCGTCTGGGTCGGTGTGGTCGGCGTGGTCACCGCGCTGATCATCTGGTGCTTCGTGCGCGAGCCCAGGCGCGGCGGCCTCGACGCCAAACCCGCGGCACCGGTCGTTCCCCGGGCGGCCGCTGCGAACGCACCGGGCAAGCCGGGCTTCTGGGGCACCTGCCGGATGTTCTTCACCCATCCGGTGCTGCTGCGGGTCGCCCTGGCCTGCGCGGCGACCCAGTTCATCACCTACGGCTCGATGAACTTCACCGTGCTGTTCCTGATGCGCGAGAAGGGCATGGCGCTGGGCGACGTGGCGGTCTGGTACGCGCTGCTGGTGCTGCTGGGCGTCAGCGCGGGCATGCTGACGTCCGGGCGCCTGATCGATCGCCTGGTGCCGCGCAACAAGGCGGCCTACGCCTATGTGCCGGCCGCCGGTCTGGCGCTGGCGGTGCCGTTGTTCGTCGGCTTTGTCTGGGCACCGGGCTGGCCGTTGGCACTGGTGTTTCTGCTGCTGCCGATGGGGCTGAACTACTTCTACCTGTCGCCGGCGGTCACGCTGGTCCAGGAGGAGGTGCGGCCCGACCAGCGCGTGCTCGCGGGCGCGCTGCTGCTGCTGGTGATGAATCTGGTCGGGCTCGGTCTGGGGCCGACCTATCTGGGCTTTGCCAGCGACCACTTCCGCGCGACTCATCCCGACAATTCGCTGCAGATGGCCTTCTACACGCTGGCGCCGTTCTACGGCGTGGCGATCGGCCTGTTCCTGTGGCTGGCCCGGGCGCTGAAACAGCAATCCAAGGAGGCTGCATCATGA